The Virgibacillus dokdonensis genome includes a window with the following:
- a CDS encoding DUF1294 domain-containing protein, with product MNQWNTILFYLLGVNSIAFVLMGMDKRKAEQKQYRIPERTLWMLAILGGALGIWLGMKLYRHKTRHRRFVFGIPVIFFGHCVFLIYYLFNGLV from the coding sequence ATGAATCAGTGGAATACTATCTTATTTTATTTGCTCGGTGTTAATAGTATAGCTTTTGTGTTGATGGGAATGGATAAGCGTAAAGCAGAACAGAAACAATATCGAATTCCAGAAAGGACGCTATGGATGTTGGCGATTTTAGGAGGTGCGTTGGGAATTTGGTTAGGAATGAAATTATATCGCCACAAAACGAGACATAGGCGATTCGTTTTTGGTATCCCGGTAATATTCTTTGGTCATTGCGTATTTTTGATATACTACTTGTTTAATGGCTTGGTGTAA
- a CDS encoding TVP38/TMEM64 family protein yields MEVLGNYLLAFIEGGGLFAPILFISFHLLRPLLFLPVIFICISGGILFGAIAGTVYSLIGITLSSIIFYFFVYKMPKSMQRFQKVKGKIIGKQTALTTSQIALLRLIPFIHFHLLSLCLLEISSSLKDYTKSSFLTNIPIAFIYTSIGQWISNLTPLYIGLSLLILLPFVYLLRRKEIYIKWQKFFHVQTREST; encoded by the coding sequence ATGGAAGTATTGGGGAATTATTTACTTGCTTTCATTGAAGGAGGAGGCTTATTCGCCCCTATATTATTTATCAGTTTTCATTTATTAAGGCCTTTGCTCTTTTTACCGGTCATATTTATTTGTATATCAGGAGGTATATTATTTGGAGCTATTGCAGGGACAGTATATTCCCTTATAGGTATTACATTATCAAGTATTATATTTTACTTTTTTGTATATAAGATGCCGAAGTCTATGCAACGATTTCAAAAGGTAAAAGGAAAGATAATTGGTAAGCAAACAGCTTTAACAACATCGCAAATAGCGTTGCTTCGACTGATACCATTTATCCATTTCCACTTACTTTCGTTATGTTTGTTAGAGATATCATCGAGCTTAAAAGATTATACAAAATCATCTTTTTTGACTAACATTCCGATAGCATTTATTTATACATCTATTGGTCAATGGATTTCAAATTTGACACCACTTTACATTGGTTTAAGCTTACTCATACTTTTGCCATTTGTTTATTTGTTGCGCCGAAAAGAAATTTATATTAAATGGCAAAAATTTTTTCATGTTCAAACAAGGGAAAGTACATAG
- a CDS encoding sigma-w pathway protein ysdB — translation MIVILFRVLIVLALALLIYTWIQYYRNPQRKLQIAKAEGTYYFLDEPGNSKKNLQFVYKGCLFEGEKYVGATEDSFEVVNIHVTAKDPLELSGLRRDDLYFLEEEILIRYPHSKIEWKHPINQLLIGSLD, via the coding sequence ATGATAGTCATTTTATTTCGCGTACTGATTGTGCTAGCTTTGGCATTGCTTATATATACTTGGATTCAATATTATCGTAATCCCCAACGAAAATTGCAAATAGCTAAAGCAGAAGGAACATATTATTTTTTAGACGAACCTGGAAATAGTAAAAAAAATCTTCAATTTGTTTATAAAGGATGCTTGTTTGAAGGTGAAAAATATGTTGGAGCTACAGAAGATTCTTTTGAAGTAGTTAATATACACGTTACAGCCAAAGATCCTCTTGAACTTAGTGGTTTGCGAAGGGACGACTTATATTTTCTTGAGGAAGAAATCCTCATTCGTTATCCCCATTCAAAAATTGAATGGAAACATCCGATTAATCAATTGCTAATAGGCTCTTTGGATTAA